The proteins below are encoded in one region of Vulpes lagopus strain Blue_001 chromosome 10, ASM1834538v1, whole genome shotgun sequence:
- the LOC121500182 gene encoding 39S ribosomal protein L48, mitochondrial-like, with protein MNGALGKMLCLRTDTIFKQAFFLLRLRTSGENPICSAGGILLNTSRHYKSKPTHGIGRYKHLVKAQEPKKKKGKVEVRPINLGTDYEYGVLNIHLTAYDMALSESYAQYVHHLCNHLSIKVEESYAMPTKTMEVLRLQDQGNKMLLDSVLTTHERVVQISGLSATFAEIFLEIIQSNLPEGVRLLVKEHTEEDFKGRFKARPELEELLAKLN; from the coding sequence ATGAACGGAGCTCTGGGAAAGATGCTGTGTCTGAGGACCGATACCATTTTTAAGCAAGCCTTTTTTCTCTTAAGGCTCAGGACTTCAGGAGAAAATCCCATCTGTTCTGCAGGTGGCATTCTGCTGAATACCAGTCGGCACTACAAGTCAAAGCCTACCCATGGCATTGGAAGATACAAGCACCTAGTTAAAGCACAGGAGcccaagaagaagaaaggaaaagtagaagTGAGACCCATTAATTTGGGGACAGATTATGAATATGGAGTTTTAAACATTCACCTGACTGCATACGACATGGCCCTATCAGAGAGTTATGCCCAATATGTTCACCACCTCTGCAACCATCTATCCATTAAAGTTGAGGAAAGTTATGCAATGCCCACCAAAACCATGGAAGTGTTGCGGCTGCAGGACCAAGGTAACAAAATGCTCCTGGACTCAGTTCTTACCACTCATGAACGAGTGGTTCAGATCAGTGGTCTGAGTGCTACATTTGCAGAGATTTTCTTGGAAATAATCCAAAGCAATCTTCCTGAAGGAGTCAGATTGTTAGTGAAGGAGCACACTGAAGAAGACTTCAAGGGAAGATTCAAAGCTCGGCCAGAACTGGAAGAACTGTTGGCCAAGTTGAACTAG